Proteins encoded by one window of Fusarium graminearum PH-1 chromosome 1, whole genome shotgun sequence:
- a CDS encoding L-amino-acid oxidase precursor has translation MTEENGFDVLGPWFDGVAHLTKTGTSFVDEDAVKSKEIAIVGAGMSGLMTYLVLSQAGMTNISIIEAGQRLGGRVHTEYLSGGPFDYSYQEMGPMRFPSTYTSPETNETMNITDHQLVFQLADEMNNLNKHDKNLSVDFIPWIQASPNGLSYKNEFKLPNGMPPTLAQIAKNASLGAKSSLGPEEEDLQAKVDTFMPGSDFSTLMAKNMFKAHKQWLETGLNGLGGDQWSEYAFMVNYLKGTANSTDVLGDWSAATFWDTLYEGLYFSAASYKTIDGGLNRLPLSFHPLVDDITTMGRKIERVRYDDSNDRVTLQWRKQYNDTEFQDSTFDYAVIAVPFSIVRRWRLPSLPATISNAIKGLNYGSACKVALEFSERFWEHYENPIIGGCSTTSDIPGIGSICYPSYNINGTGPATILASYQSGDMGVRLASMTEEEHVQMVFDAMVDIHGEFIRELYTGKFNRRCWALDPLQSGSWASPTAGQHQLYIPEYFKTYDKMIFVGEHTSYTHAWIASALDSGIRGAVQLLLELGLIDEAKQAVDKWMASKFIQGQS, from the exons ATGACTGAGGAGAATGGCTTCGACGTTCTCGGTCCCTGgtttgatggtgttgcgCATCTCACTAAGACAGGAACCTCCTTCGTCGATGAAGACGCTGTAAAGTCAAAGGAAATTGCCATTGTCGGTGCAGGAATGTCCGGATTGATGACTTATCTCGTTCTTTCGCAAGCCGGCATGaccaacatcagcatcatTGAGGCTGGTCAGCGTCTCGGTGGTCGAGTGCATACAGAATACCTGTCCGGTGGGCCCTTTGACTACTCTTACCAGGAAATGGGACCCATGCGCTTTCCCTCAACTTACACGAGTCCTGAAACCAATGAGACGATGAACATTACAGATCATCAGTTGGTGTTTCAACTTGCTGACGAGATGAATAACCTCAACAAGCACGACAAGAACCTTAGTGTTGACTTCATTCCTTGGATTCAGGCGAGCCCTAATGGTCTCTCTTACAAGAACGAGTTCAAGCTTCCCAACGGCATGCCACCAACACTCGCCCAGATTGCCAAGAACGCTTCACTCGGCGCCAAGTCCAGCCTTGGacctgaagaggaagatctCCAGGCAAAGGTAGACACTTTCATGCCCGGGTCTGATTTTAGTACtctcatggccaagaacatGTTCAAGGCTCATAAGCAGTGGCTGGAGACTGGCTTGAATGGACTTGGAGGTGATCAATGGTCCGAGTACGCTTTCATGGTCAACTACCTCAAGGGAACCGCCAACAGCACGGATGTTCTGGGTGACTGGTCTGCTGCAACATTCTGGGATACGCTCTACGAAGGCTTGTATTTCTCGGCCGCGAGTTACAAGACCATCGATGGCGGCCTTAACAGACTACCTCTATCATTCCACCCTCTTGTTGACGACATCACAACCATGGGCCGTAAGATCGAACGTGTTCGATACGACGATTCTAATGACAGGGTCACACTCCAGTGGCGCAAGCAGTACAATGATACAGAGTTCCAAGATTCAACCTTTGACTACGCCGTCATTGCCGTGCCATTCTCTATCGTCCGACGCTGGCGTCTTCCTAGCCTTCCAGCGACCATCTCCAATGCTATCAAGGGTCTTAACTACGGATCCGCCTGCAAAGTGGCCCTTGAATTCTCAGAGCGATTCTGGGAACACTACGAGAACCCCATCATTGGAGGCTGTAGTACCACTAGTGATATCCCTGGTATTGGATCCATCTGCTATCCGTCTTACAACATCAACGGTACTGGTCCCGCTACTATCCTTGCCAGTTACCAAAGCGGCGACATGGGTGTCCGATTGGCCAGTATGACTGAGGAAGAGCATGTCCAGATGGTGTTTGATGCTATGGTTGATATCCACGGCGAGTTCATCAGGGAACTATACACCGGCAAGTTCAACAGAAGGTGCTGGGCGTTGGATCCTCTTCAATCTGGTAGCTGGGCCAGTCCAACTGCGGGACAGCATCAGCTTTACATCCCCGAGTACTTCAAGACATATGACAAG ATGATCTTTGTGGGAGAGCACACATCTTACACTCATGCTTGGATTGCCTCTGCGCTGGACTCCGGAATCCGTGGTGCAGTCCAGCTCCTGCTAG AACTTGGCCTTATCGACGAGGCTAAGCAAGCCGTTGACAAGTGGATGGCGAG TAAATTCATTCAAGGGCAGAGTTGA